Proteins encoded together in one Chloroflexota bacterium window:
- the nifU gene encoding Fe-S cluster assembly scaffold protein NifU: protein MYSEKVMEHFMNPRNVGEIENPDGVGEVGNPVCGDIMTFYIKVNGNRLEDVKFKTFGCGAAIAVSSMVSEMAMGKTLDEAKKITPRLVAEELGGLPQNKFHCSNLGAQALSKAIDNYRKKQAKGGKK, encoded by the coding sequence ATTTATAGTGAGAAAGTAATGGAGCACTTCATGAACCCGCGCAACGTCGGTGAGATAGAGAACCCGGACGGCGTTGGGGAAGTCGGTAATCCGGTGTGCGGGGATATAATGACGTTTTACATAAAGGTGAATGGCAATCGACTGGAAGACGTAAAGTTCAAGACCTTCGGCTGCGGGGCGGCCATTGCCGTTTCCAGCATGGTCAGTGAGATGGCAATGGGGAAAACACTTGATGAGGCCAAGAAAATCACTCCTCGATTAGTCGCGGAGGAACTTGGCGGGTTACCCCAAAACAAGTTTCATTGCTCTAACCTTGGTGCCCAAGCTTTGAGTAAAGCGATAGACAATTACCGGAAAAAACAGGCAAAAGGGGGGAAGAAGTAA
- a CDS encoding cysteine desulfurase produces the protein MRKVYLDHAATTPLLPEVREAMLPYLDELFGNPSCLHDWGDAAREAMDTAREQVAQLIGAGADEIIFTGSGTESNNFAVKGMALAQQSKGKHIIVSAIEHFSVLHSAKTLEKWGFKLTEVPVDRYGMVDPDEVRKRIRKDTVLVSIMHANGEVGTIEPIEEIAGITREHNIPFHTDAIVTAGTIPVNVQELGVDALSLAGNQFYGPKGIGALYVRKGVRIMPLLDGGVQEGGRRAGTENVPAVVGLGKAAELAKNDMASRVKHLSHLRERLLAELPARIDHMVVTGHPENRLPGNASFCVEFIEGESMLMLLNSQGVAVTSGSACTSRALKASHVLIAMGLSHEIAQGSVLFTFGIDNAEEDVDYVLEVMPPIVERLRQMSPLYAKFTKTGKGGH, from the coding sequence ATGAGAAAAGTATATCTGGACCACGCCGCGACAACTCCTCTCCTCCCGGAAGTCAGGGAGGCAATGTTGCCTTATCTCGATGAACTATTCGGCAATCCTTCCTGTCTGCATGACTGGGGTGATGCCGCACGGGAGGCCATGGACACGGCACGGGAACAAGTGGCACAGCTTATCGGTGCTGGCGCTGATGAGATAATCTTCACCGGAAGTGGCACCGAGAGCAACAACTTTGCCGTGAAAGGAATGGCCCTCGCACAGCAGAGCAAGGGAAAGCACATTATCGTCTCGGCAATCGAGCATTTCTCAGTGCTTCATTCGGCGAAAACGCTTGAGAAGTGGGGATTTAAACTTACTGAGGTCCCTGTCGACCGTTACGGCATGGTCGACCCTGATGAAGTGAGAAAACGTATTCGGAAGGACACGGTGCTCGTTTCCATTATGCACGCCAATGGGGAAGTGGGCACCATCGAGCCCATTGAGGAAATCGCCGGGATAACCAGAGAGCATAATATACCGTTTCACACCGACGCTATCGTTACCGCCGGTACAATACCGGTAAATGTACAAGAGTTAGGTGTTGATGCACTGAGCCTGGCCGGAAACCAGTTCTACGGGCCAAAAGGTATTGGTGCGCTCTATGTACGCAAGGGTGTGCGTATCATGCCTCTTCTCGACGGTGGAGTCCAGGAGGGAGGCAGGCGCGCCGGCACCGAGAATGTGCCCGCAGTTGTCGGGCTGGGAAAGGCCGCGGAACTGGCGAAAAACGATATGGCATCCAGAGTGAAACATCTGAGCCATCTGCGCGAGCGTCTGCTTGCCGAGCTACCTGCAAGAATCGACCATATGGTAGTTACCGGTCACCCGGAAAATAGATTGCCCGGGAATGCCAGCTTCTGTGTTGAGTTCATTGAAGGGGAGTCCATGCTCATGCTCCTGAACAGCCAGGGAGTGGCGGTCACTAGCGGCTCGGCCTGCACCTCCAGGGCACTCAAGGCTTCACACGTGCTTATCGCCATGGGATTGTCACATGAAATAGCCCAGGGCTCTGTCCTTTTTACCTTTGGCATTGACAATGCTGAAGAAGATGTAGATTATGTGCTTGAAGTGATGCCGCCGATTGTGGAAAGGCTGCGGCAGATGTCGCCACTGTATGCAAAGTTCACCAAAACGGGCAAAGGAGGCCATTAA